From the genome of Dickeya aquatica, one region includes:
- the dkgA gene encoding 2,5-didehydrogluconate reductase DkgA: MTMQPLVKLADGNVMPQLGLGVWQASNEQATAAVTEALNIGYRAIDTAAIYRNEVGVGRALQSTDIPRSDLFITTKLWNSDQAHPRQALEESLRKLQLEYVDLYLIHWPLPEQGTYVEAWRGLLNLKAQGLARSVGVCNFHPHHLQRLKEETGVMPVINQIELHPLFQQRMLHTWNTTHHIQTESWSPLAQGGDGVFDHPVIHRLAKKYGKSPAQIVIRWHLDSGLVVIPKSITPARIRENFTVFDFRLEKEELSEIATLDCGKRLGPDPDLPRTDAARKV, encoded by the coding sequence ATGACGATGCAACCGCTGGTCAAACTGGCTGATGGCAATGTGATGCCCCAATTGGGCTTAGGCGTCTGGCAGGCCAGCAATGAGCAGGCCACTGCTGCCGTCACCGAAGCGCTCAATATCGGCTATCGTGCCATTGATACTGCCGCCATTTACCGTAATGAGGTCGGTGTGGGTCGGGCATTGCAGAGCACCGACATCCCGCGCAGTGACCTGTTTATCACCACCAAACTCTGGAACAGCGATCAGGCGCATCCGCGTCAGGCGCTGGAAGAGAGCCTGCGTAAATTGCAGCTGGAGTATGTTGATTTATATCTGATTCACTGGCCGCTGCCGGAACAGGGAACCTATGTGGAAGCCTGGCGCGGCTTGCTTAATCTCAAAGCACAGGGGCTGGCGCGCAGCGTCGGTGTGTGCAATTTCCATCCTCACCACCTGCAACGCCTGAAAGAAGAGACCGGGGTAATGCCGGTTATCAACCAGATAGAACTGCACCCGTTGTTTCAACAGCGCATGCTACACACGTGGAATACCACGCATCACATTCAAACCGAGTCATGGAGCCCGCTGGCTCAGGGCGGTGACGGCGTATTTGACCATCCGGTGATTCATCGGCTGGCGAAAAAGTATGGCAAAAGCCCGGCGCAAATCGTCATCCGCTGGCATTTAGACAGCGGCCTGGTGGTTATCCCCAAATCCATTACGCCTGCGCGTATTCGGGAAAACTTCACCGTGTTTGATTTCAGGCTGGAAAAAGAGGAACTGAGTGAGATAGCCACGCTGGACTGCGGCAAACGGCTGGGGCCCGACCCGGATCTACCGCGCACTGACGCCGCGCGTAAAGTATAA
- the yqhD gene encoding alcohol dehydrogenase, with protein sequence MQNFTLHTPTKILFGEGQIAALAAQIPADARILITYGGGSIKQNGVFDQVMTALAGHNVLEFSGIEPNPTYETLMKAVDIVRKENIDFLLAVGGGSVADGTKFIAAAAHYSAAEDPWHILQTWGAEITQALPLGVVLTLPATGSESNSGAVITRKTTGDKQAFMNDLVRPVFAVLDPVVTYTLPARQIANGVVDAFVHTVEQYLTYPVDGKVQDRFSEGLLLTLIEEGPRALQEPQNYAVRANVMWSATMALNGLIGAGVPQDWSTHMLGHEITAMHGLDHAQTLAIVLPAMLNERRVQKREKLLQYAERVWGLREGTDDERIDGAIAATRAFFEKMGVPTRFSDYQLDGSSIPALVAKLAEHGMTALGEHQDISLEISQRVYEAAR encoded by the coding sequence ATGCAGAACTTTACGCTTCATACCCCGACGAAAATTCTCTTTGGCGAAGGCCAAATCGCCGCCCTGGCAGCGCAGATCCCGGCGGATGCGCGCATCCTTATCACCTACGGCGGCGGCAGCATCAAACAAAACGGCGTATTCGACCAGGTGATGACGGCACTGGCAGGCCACAATGTGCTGGAATTTTCCGGTATTGAACCGAACCCGACTTACGAAACGCTGATGAAAGCCGTAGACATCGTGCGTAAGGAGAACATTGACTTCCTGCTGGCCGTGGGCGGTGGCTCCGTCGCCGATGGCACCAAATTTATCGCCGCCGCCGCACACTACAGCGCGGCTGAAGATCCGTGGCATATTCTGCAAACCTGGGGCGCAGAAATCACTCAGGCGCTGCCACTGGGCGTGGTGCTCACCTTACCGGCCACCGGTTCGGAATCCAACAGCGGCGCAGTGATTACCCGTAAAACCACCGGCGACAAACAGGCGTTTATGAACGACCTCGTGCGCCCGGTCTTTGCCGTGCTTGATCCGGTTGTCACCTATACGTTGCCTGCACGCCAGATAGCCAACGGCGTTGTTGATGCCTTCGTGCACACCGTTGAACAGTATCTGACCTACCCGGTCGATGGCAAAGTCCAGGATCGCTTCAGTGAAGGGCTGTTGCTGACCCTGATTGAAGAAGGCCCGCGCGCGCTGCAAGAGCCGCAGAATTACGCGGTGCGCGCTAACGTGATGTGGAGCGCGACGATGGCGCTCAATGGCCTGATTGGTGCCGGTGTTCCTCAGGATTGGTCAACCCATATGCTGGGCCATGAAATCACCGCCATGCACGGTCTGGATCACGCCCAGACGCTGGCGATTGTGCTGCCTGCCATGCTCAACGAACGCCGGGTGCAGAAACGCGAAAAACTGCTGCAATACGCCGAGCGCGTCTGGGGCCTGCGCGAGGGTACGGATGATGAGCGTATCGACGGGGCTATTGCTGCAACGCGCGCTTTCTTCGAAAAAATGGGCGTCCCTACCCGCTTCTCCGACTACCAGCTTGATGGCAGCTCGATCCCTGCGCTGGTGGCGAAACTGGCAGAACACGGGATGACGGCGTTAGGCGAACACCAGGATATTTCGCTGGAGATAAGCCAGCGCGTATACGAGGCGGCTCGCTAA